The Pecten maximus chromosome 11, xPecMax1.1, whole genome shotgun sequence genome has a segment encoding these proteins:
- the LOC117337214 gene encoding heat shock 70 kDa protein 12B-like, with protein MDSKTLLVAAIDFGTTFSGYAFSTTADYKDNPLRIHSNQAWVAGGASLLSLKTPTCLLLDKHENLVSFGYEAENTYSDITLEGKEADFYYFQRFKMKLYENSELSKTTVVEDVTGKTLNALDVFAKSISALKTHLMGTLKNMGTSITPIEIKWVLTVPAIWSDTAKQFMRSAAVQAGIPGKQLKIALEPEAASLYCQHLPLDKLTGSEPGFSVTKTGTKYMVIDLGGGTADITVHEKLDGGKLKELYKASGGSCGGTAVDSKFVHSAFIQVVGTPVMTELAERFPGSYLDLYREFETVKRTVTPEKEGKVNMTIPIVGINTIMAEEGETFKDALADSTVAGKISLLGDKLRIDAEMVKEVFFGEVIKDIVKHLKDILGRPETNGVSILLLVGGFSDSPMVQAAIRKAFPDKRVIIPSEAGLSVLKGAVIYGHKPDTIDSRIVRYTYGVRIVPDFNTMKHRNDKKCQISGKDRCLDVFSSFMQAGTSVPVHHQKLCSYSTTTPCQESMMLKIYQSTEESPEYTDDDCCKLLGEMEIKVPNPSNEDRDLLVVYDFGDTELTVTAVETESKTPCVADFKLL; from the exons ATGGACTCTAAAACACTCCTGGTGGCTGCGATAGACTTCGGGACGACCTTCTCTGGTTACGCCTTCTCTACCACAGCTGATTATAAGGACAATCCTTTGAGGATCCACTCAAACCAGGCATGGGTGGCTGGTGGTGCATCCCTATTGTCCCTCAAAACCCCAACATGTCTTCTTCTAGACAAGCATGAAAATCTGGTGTCATTCGGATACGAGGCTGAAAATACTTACTCCGACATCACCCTAGAAGGCAAAGAAGCTGACTTTTATTACTTCCAGCGATTCAAGATGAAACTTTATGAAAACTCT gAGTTGTCAAAGACTACCGTTGTTGAAGACGTCACCGGGAAAACCTTGAATGCGTTGGACGTGTTTGCCAAGTCTATCAGTGCCCTGAAGACCCACCTGATGGGGACTCTGAAAAACATGGGTACCAGTATCACTCCAATCGAGATCAAGTGGGTGCTTACCGTGCCTGCCATCTGGTCCGACACTGCAAAACAGTTCATGCGCTCAGCGGCGGTACAG GCCGGAATTCCCGGAAAGCAGTTGAAAATTGCGTTAGAACCAGAAGCAGCCTCCCTGTACTGTCAACACCTTCCACTCGACAAGTTGACCGGATCTGAGCCTGGCTTCTCCGTCACCAAGACGGGCACCAAGTATATGGTGATCGATCTTGGAG GAGGAACTGCTGACATCACTGTACACGAGAAGCTGGATGGAGGTAAACTGAAGGAGCTCTACAAAGCCAGTGGGGGATCATGTGGTGGTACCGCAGTCGACAGCAAATTTGTCCACTCAGCGTTCATCCAGGTGGTAGGAACACCTGTAATGACTGAGCTAGCGGAACGATTCCCAGGTAGTTACCTGGACCTGTACAGGGAATTTGAGACCGTCAAGAGAACCGTTACTCCGGAAAAAGAGGGAAAGGTCAACATGACAATCCCAATTGTAGGCATCAATACTATAATGGCGGAGGAAGGGGAGACTTTCAAGGATGCACTTGCGGACAGTACGGTGGCAGGGAAGATATCACTTCTGGGTGACAAACTCAGGATCGACGCGGAAATGGTGAAAGAAGTGTTCTTCGGCGAGGTCATCAAAGATATAGTCAAGCATCTGAAAGACATCCTCGGAAGACCGGAAACTAATGGAGTTTCCATATTACTGCTTGTTGGTGGATTCTCGGATTCACCAATGGTACAAGCGGCCATCAGGAAGGCGTTTCCAGACAAGCGAGTCATCATTCCAAGTGAAGCTGGCTTGTCTGTGTTGAAAGGTGCGGTGATTTACGGGCACAAACCGGACACAATCGATTCGAGAATTGTAAGATACACCTATGGGGTACGCATTGTGCCAGATTTCAATACAATGAAACACAGGAATGACAAGAAATGTCAGATTTCTGGTAAAGACAGATGTCTTGATGTATTTTCCAGCTTTATGCAAGCAGGAACATCCGTCCCCGTTCATCACCAAAAACTCTGCTCCTACTCAACAACAACTCCGTGCCAAGAGAGCATGATGCTGAAAATATACCAGTCAACAGAAGAATCACCGGAATACACAGATGACGACTGTTGTAAGCTGCTTGGTGAAATGGAAATTAAAGTGCCTAATCCATCAAATGAAGATAGAGATTTGCTTGTGGTTTATGACTTTGGCGATACAGAGCTTACAGTTACCGCCGTGGAGACGGAGTCAAAGACACCATGCGTAGCTGATTTCAAACTTCTGTGA